One part of the Arvicanthis niloticus isolate mArvNil1 chromosome 15, mArvNil1.pat.X, whole genome shotgun sequence genome encodes these proteins:
- the Samd9l gene encoding sterile alpha motif domain-containing protein 9-like: MNGQITQPKSIKDWTKEHVRKWISEDLNIDEKYAQILHDEEVTGMVLQELTEEDLREMGLPRGPALLIKRMYNKLNTSPESNNQDLRQLNAKKLSRKEQQKNANNEEENSVSSNNDYGLRETGQKEEQETSLMKENMLDDVVTKDMEGNKPKPEQMSCMPYPFDSFHDVKQYIEHSILRVAETGPLNLIDPVHEFKAFTNTEKATEEDIKMKFSNETFRFAAACMNSRTNGTIHFGVKDKPHGEIVGVQVTNKDVFVNHFNIMITKYFEDSEISKARACIREPRFVEVLLQNNTQSNRFVIEVDVIPKHSICQEKYFNIMMQSSTGKSWKQSKDTSLFVREGASSKNILGNPNQRERKFKKFLEDLKSWTASRKAAEEEELRMVTKKESEGLKLSKLLTRNQGSLDKSYYDWYILVATNCAPTQIEHLDFIKEIKVFAVLDFDPYSHIKGVLKAYRESRVANLHLPSHYEEKSTIAEKISTLKLYEQPSWIFCNGGVDLTCQPLEPHLWQRDRASGVRRLISFLTDENIIERGKVLVVFLLLSPVENQKDPLLETFCAFYQVFNGMDNMLCICVNSAIYQQWSDLLQIRLEIEDDLAKHSISTLNLELVNSTILKLKSVIQSSRRFLPSCGCSSVILEKMDEDIMSALEILCENECRDTDIEKDKSAFLEFKKSREEHFYRGGRVSWWNFYFSSESYSSAFVKRDRFEELTTLIQQCAESPKPVFAKVINLYHHPGCGGTTLAMHVLWDLKQTFRCAVLKNKATDFVEIGEQVSKLFSYKATCHQDYIPVLLLVDDFEEQENTYVLQNAINAFIAEKGLRYEKTLVIILNCMRSQNPDESAKLADSISLKYQLSPKEKRAFEAKLQEIEKEYKNCENFYSFMILKDNFDTTYIKNVVKNTLKDLDAKSKKAQLISYLALLNSYVTDSTISVSQCEIFLGITYTIKRGKPETVEDNMGTYSTLLIRTEVSDYGRYTGIRIIHPLIAVHCLKELEMSYGMDKCQIALNMLEENVFYDSGLGRDKFKHDVQTLLLTRQRKEHGAETDTLFSPLIEKLQNEQTEKVLTAGSDRFPQNAFICQALARHFYIKEKNFSTALIWANQAKRKAPKNSYISDTLGQVYKSEIKQWLGKNKNCRNISVDDLSHFLDIAEKASKAFKESQEQTDSKDYETEVWSPQKSQRRYDTYNTAGFFGEIEVGLDTIQLLQLTPLFHKENEMSKESMAQFLSGKKTIPTDSKDEYCVVISNFTSLLQNLQSDLKRCFDFFGDYMGLLKPRNTPKELTELLVIKKVSRCFKKYAELFCHVDTNLLQGKDLLLQEENCRNQIKAWRADTFSGLLEYLNPNHKEANNMENIVKYYTSLLQRTLNNQVSKALTKDTQNFILANIILSCLKPSSKYILPFTTLKTKLREVLQIVGLTHSYPDPYFLACLLFWPENKELDQDSTLIEKYVSSLNRSFRRQYKHMCRSRQPSTLFYLGKRKGLNSLVHKAEIERYLSEVQDSNSFWQSGVVWEKGEVKGLLRLLDGQAEGKLISLEYGTEAKIKIPVTSVYSAPLRSGRNIERVSFYLGFSIEGPLAYGIKVI, from the coding sequence ATGAATGGACAAATAACTCAACCTAAATCCATCAAAGACTGGACCAAAGAACATGTAAGAAAATGGATAAGTGAAGACCTTAACATTGATGAAAAATACGCTCAAATCCTGCACGATGAAGAGGTAACAGGGATGGTCCTGCAGGAACTAACTGAAGAGGATCTCAGAGAAATGGGCTTACCACGGGGTCCAGCACTCCTGATAAAACGTATGTATAACAAACTGAATACTTCTCCTGAAAGTAACAATCAAGATCTCAGACAATTAAATGCTAAAAAATTGTCAAGAAAAGAACAGCAAAAAAATGCTAATAATGAGGAAGAAAACTCAGTTTCATCCAACAATGATTATGGTCTCAGGGAGACAGGgcagaaggaagaacaagagacaagtcttatgaaagaaaatatgttagATGATGTGGTGACGAAAGACATGGAAGGTAATAAGCCTAAACCAGAACAGATGTCTTGTATGCCTTACCCTTTTGATTCTTTCCATGACGTCAAACAATATATAGAACACTCTATTCTACGAGTGGCTGAGACAGGGCCGCTCAATCTCATTGACCCAGTACATGAATTCAAAGCcttcacaaacacagagaaagccaCAGAAGAGGACATAAAGATGAAATTTAGCAATGAGACTTTCCGATTTGCAGCAGCTTGTATGAATTCACGCACCAACGGCACTATCCATTTTGGAGTAAAAGACAAACCACATGGAGAAATTGTTGGGGTGCAAGTCACCAATAAAGACGTCTTTGTTAACCACTTCAACATAATGATCACAAAGTATTTTGAAGACAGTGAAATCAGTAAAGCCAGGGCATGTATCCGGGAACCAAGGTTTGTGGAAGTGCTTTTGCAAAATAATACCCAATCTAATAGATTTGTTATTGAGGTAGATGTTATTCCTAAACATTCTATATGTCAAGAAAAGTATTTCAACATTATGATGCAAAGTAGCACAGgcaaatcatggaaacaaagcAAAGATACTTCATTGTTTGTGAGAGAAGGAGCTAGCTCTAAGAATATCCTGGGCAATCCCAACCAACGGGAGAGAAAGTTCAAAAAATTTCTAGAGGACTTAAAATCTTGGACAGCATCTAGAAAAGCAGCTGAAGAAGAAGAACTTAGAATGGTAACTAAAAAAGAGAGTGAAGGACTAAAACTGTCTAAACTTTTGACCAGAAACCAAGGCTCACTTGATAAATCTTACTATGATTGGTACATTCTTGTTGCAACCAACTGTGCACCAACTCAAATAGAGCACTTAGATTTCATAAAGGAAattaaagtgtttgctgtgctaGATTTTGATCCTTACTCTCACATCAAGGGAGTGTTAAAAGCCTACAGAGAAAGCAGAGTTGCAAACCTCCACCTACCCAGTCACTATGAGGAAAAAAGTACCATAGCAGAGAAAATTTCTACACTGAAACTTTATGAGCAGCCCAGCTGGATCTTCTGCAATGGCGGAGTAGACTTGACTTGTCAACCTCTGGAGCCACACTTATGGCAGAGAGATAGAGCTTCTGGGGTTAGAAGACTCATTTCATTCCTCACAGatgaaaatataatagaaagaGGAAAGGTCCTGGTGGTGTTTCTCTTACTTTCTCCAGTAGAAAACCAAAAAGATCCCCTCCTTGAGACTTTCTGTGCTTTCTATCAAGTTTTCAATGGAATGGACAATATGTTGTGCATCTGTGTGAACTCAGCTATCTACCAACAGTGGAGTGATCTACTACAAATAAGACTGGAAATCGAAGATGATTTAGCAAAACATAGCATTTCGACTTTAAACCTAGAACTGGTCAACAGTACCATCCTCAAATTGAAATCAGTGATTCAGTCTTCGAGGAGATTTTTGCCCTCCTGTGGCTGCTCCTCAGTTATTCTGGAAAAAATGGATGAAGATATCATGAGTGCACTGGAAATCCTCTGTGAAAATGAGTGTAGAGATACAGACATAGAGAAAGATAAATCTGCATTCCTAGAATTTAAGAAATCAAGAGAAGAACACTTTTATCGAGGAGGCAGAGTATCCTGGtggaacttttatttttcttctgaaagcTATTCTTCAGCTTTTGTAAAAAGGGATAGATTTGAAGAGCTAACAACTTTAATACAACAGTGCGCAGAATCTCCTAAACCAGTATTTGCCAAAGTCATCAACCTGTACCATCACCCAGGCTGTGGAGGTACTACGTTGGCTATGCATGTTCTCTGGGACTTAAAGCAGACATTCCGGtgtgctgtcttgaaaaacaaagcaactgACTTTGTGGAGATTGGAGAGCAAGTAAGCAAGCTGTTCAGCTACAAGGCTACCTGCCACCAAGACTACATTCCTGTTCTTCTCCTTGTAGATGATTTCGAAGAACAAGAGAACACCTATGTTCTGCAAAATGCTATCAATGCTTTTATAGCAGAAAAAGGTCTGAGATATGAAAAAACACTAGTAATAATCCTGAACTGCATGAGATCGCAGAATCCAGATGAAAGTGCAAAATTAGCTGATAGCATTTCACTAAAATACCAACTTTCTCCCAAAGAAAAAAGAGCCTTTGAGGCCAAACTTCAGGAAATTGAAAAGGAGTATAAGAACTGTGAAAACTTTTATTCCTTCATGATCTTGAAAGACAATTTTGATACAACTTACATAAAGAATGTCGTGAAGAATACACTGAAGGACCTGGATGCTAAGAGCAAGAAAGCCCAGCTCATTTCTTACCTGGCATTACTCAACTCTTACGTTACAGACTCTACCATTTCAGTATCCCAGTGTGAAATATTTCTGGGAATCACTTACACCATTAAACGTGGGAAACCAGAAACTGTAGAAGACAACATGGGAACATATTCCACACTGCTAATAAGAACCGAAGTTTCAGATTATGGGAGGTACACTGGTATACGTATCATTCACCCCCTAATTGCTGTTCACTGTTTAAAAGAACTGGAAATGAGCTACGGAATGGATAAGTGTCAGATTGCACTGAACATGCTAGAAGAGAATGTATTCTATGATTCTGGACTAGGTAGGGACAAATTTAAGCATGATGTGCAAACTCTCTTGCTTACAAGACAACGCAAGGAGCATGGAGCTGAAACAGACACACTGTTTTCCCCACTGATTGAAAAACTGcagaatgaacaaacagaaaaagtctTGACTGCAGGAAGTGATCGATTCCCACAAAATGCATTCATTTGTCAAGCTTTAGCAAGACACTTCTATATTAAAGAGAAGAACTTTAGCACAGCTCTGATCTGGGCAAATCAGGCCAAAAGGAAAGCACCTAAGAATTCCTATATTTCAGATACACTTGGTCAAGTTTACAAAAGTGAGATCAAACAGTGGTTGGGTAAAAACAAGAACTGTAGAAACATTAGTGTGGATGATCTATCCCATTTCCTAGACATTGCTGAAAAGGCTTCAAAAGCCTTCAAAGAGTCTCAGGAACAGACTGATAGTAAAGACTATGAAACCGAGGTCTGGTCACCACAGAAGTCCCAAAGAAGATATGACACATACAATACAGCCGGCTTCTTTGGGGAAATAGAAGTAGGTCTTGACACTATCCAGCTTCTTCAGCTAACACCCCTtttccataaagaaaatgaaatgtcaaAAGAATCTATGGCACAGTTTTTATCTGGAAAGAAGACCATCCCTACAGACTCGAAAGATGAATATTGTGTTGTTATCAGCAACTTTACATCCCTCCTACAGAATTTACAGTCAGATTTGAAAAGATGCTTTGATTTTTTTGGGGATTATATGGGTCTCCTGAAACCAAGGAACACTCCAAAAGAATTGACAGAACTCTTAGTAATTAAGAAAGTCAGCCGTTGTTTCAAGAAATATGCAGAACTTTTCTGCCATGTGGATACCAACTTGTTACAGGGCAAAGATCTGTTACTCCAAGAGGAGAACTGTAGGAATCAGATAAAAGCTTGGCGAGCAGATACATTTTCAGGACTCCTTGAATATCTTAACCCAAACCACAAAGAAGCTAACAATATGGAAAATATAGTGAAATACTACACCTCCTTATTACAGCGCACCCTAAATAACCAAGTGTCAAAGGCACTCACAAAGGACACACAAAATTTCATTTTGGCTAATATTATTCTCAGTTGTCTGAAACCCAGTTCCAAGTACATCCTGCCATTTACCACACTGAAAACAAAGCTCAGGGAGGTCCTGCAGATTGTGGGACTAACTCATTCATATCCAGATCCTTATTTCCTGGCCTGCCTCCTATTTTGGCCAGAAAACAAAGAGCTCGATCAAGATTCCACACTAATAGAAAAGTATGTCTCATCCTTGAATCGATCATTCAGGAGACAGTACAAGCACATGTGCAGGTCCAGGCAGCCAAGCACGCTCTTCTACCTGGGGAAGAGAAAGGGTCTTAACAGTCTTGTTCACAAGGCTGAAATTGAGCGCTACCTCAGTGAAGTACAAGATTCAAATTCCTTCTGGCAGAGTGGAGTAGTGTGGGAAAAAGGAGAGGTCAAAGGCCTCCTACGCCTGCTGGATGGCCAGGCTGAAGGCAAACTAATCTCACTAGAATATGGAACagaggcaaaaataaaaataccagtgACTTCTGTGTATTCAGCTCCACTCCGAAGTGGAAGGAACATAGAGAGAGTGTCCTTCTACCTAGGATTTTCCATTGAGGGTCCTCTGGCATATGGCATAAAAGTAATCTAA